The Alosa sapidissima isolate fAloSap1 chromosome 5, fAloSap1.pri, whole genome shotgun sequence genome has a window encoding:
- the LOC121709989 gene encoding uncharacterized protein LOC121709989 isoform X3 produces MNWICKICKFETPRKTDLLKHYRLRHGHGGEFLPCLYWECCCSFKTWGSLRTHLSRNHSTRALVTRSEILSFKCPCCSLNSISTERGYFEHISHHLKKQETVPCVFENCSFKTNIYGTYASHRSRKHSLDVFKPELLQRYVNPLNAGDDPIVEEDTQEAVSDLIDEEIGELPELIEKNLAHLLLKLECIFNVPQMCVNELVEELHFVSSSASGPILKEILQSCIKKHNCDIDDLVISEMVTDLCECNPITLALRSNGPFSTSHKRRVYFKEHFSMVEPIEYLHSAREQRSFQYIPILKSLLEVLKVKEIHDFLTHNCETDGRSETQYKSFRDGTNFKNNELLSENNPAISLILYVDDFEVCNPLGTSRKKHKVTAVYWVLANVPPLLRSSLTSIYLAILCKAEDLKRFGYSAVLQPLLKDLASLEEEGLYIPSLGINVKGTVYCVVADNLGAHSIGGFVESFSSTHVCRFCLGEKSQFQVTKLSTVNLTVLREDLKKALETKLPDAPMSQLPKLRIILQDHDIRKLDLPHGIPGTVAELESIVKETFELNGNFTLHYKDAGFGDEYFSLTSTSELQDKDTIKVIHVVEPPTYTLTFTDLDSTIENETSIHTSDHPSVTSISPNSSCSTGSADTVILSSPEHTTRRSQCWPTEFPIPRFAYDTELVLASRNEAFKKDGIYLVFTSILQDILEKVAETVFQYVAYPTNAQLSDVALALVQKHPSLKEPGSYNGCYGWLQRLKYKMGNYRSKLRGLGCPEVDVNSIRKKRAHDRAPAKNIKKPRRAEVNYLPPHPQGETEGSLENERLNLFDEVNKRDNHQIITEKMAKTFSIRRQEIVNEAPAVSDLIGRWPALFDAAQINEEFKRISTINLEPTFMAKLDQYSPKIMALVSSKGGAAKINIQRIKNMLLEDDSVEMRREVAIRALIVFLKEKEEDLFKEDDGDITNDLMKIVIARSATPSSANIVIEGTEVLAYLNVPRACALLMGLIYSLNLSYPRELRHTFEVFQKIFLELDGLKASPRVMSLKNKLLC; encoded by the exons atgAATTGGATCTGTAaaatttgcaaatttgaaacaCCAAGAAAGACTGATCTCTTAAAGCATTATAGACTTAGACATGGCCATGGTGGAGAATTTCTCCCTTGCCTTTATTGGGAGTGTTGTTGCTCATTTAAAACATGGGGCAGCCTACGTACACATCTGTCAAGAAATCATTCAACACGTGCATTAGTGACACGATCAGAAATACTGTCTTTTAAATGTCCATGTTGCTCTTTAAACTCCATTTCCACAGAAAGAGGATACTTTGAGCACATTAGCCACCATTTAAAAAAACAGGAAACTGTCCCATGTGTTTTTGAAAATTGTTCtttcaaaacaaacatttatgGAACTTATGCCTCTCACAGGAGCCGGAAACACTCACTGGACGTCTTCAAGCCTGAACTGTTGCAGAGGTATGTCAATCCCTTAAATGCAGGGGATGATCCTATTGTTGAGGAAGATACTCAGGAAGCAGTGAGTGATCTTATAGATGAAGAAATTGGAGAATTGCCTGAGTTAATTGAGAAAAATCTAGCCCACCTGCTGCTGAAATTGGAATGTATATTCAATGTACCGCAAATGTGTGTTAATGAGTTGGTGGAAGAATTGCACTTTGTTTCTTCATCAGCTTCAGGTCCTATTTTAAAAGAGATTTTACAGTCATGCATAAAGAAGCATAATTGTGACATTGATGATTTGGTAATCTCAGAGATGGTGACAGACCTATGCGAGTGCAACCCAATTACATTAGCTCTAAGGAGTAATGGACCTTTTTCCACATCCCACAAAAGAAGAGTGTATTTCAAGGAGCATTTTTCCATGGTGGAGCCGATTGAGTATTTGCACAGTGCCAGGGAGCAGAGAAGTTTCCAATATATACCCATTTTGAAGTCATTACTTGAGGTTTTGAAGGTGAAAGAGATCCATGATTTTCTCACACATAATTGTGAAACAGATGGGAGATCTGAAACTCAATACAAGTCATTTCGAGATGGCACAAATTTTAAAAACAATGAATTGCTATCAGAAAATAATCCAGCCATTTCTCTAATTCTGTATGTGGATGACTTTGAGGTATGTAATCCACTCGGCAcgtcaagaaaaaaacacaaagttaCTGCTGTGTATTGGGTTCTAGCTAATGTGCCACCTTTGCTCAGGTCCTCTCTGACATCAATCTACCTAGCCATCCTCTGCAAGGCTGAGGATTTAAAAAGGTTTGGCTATAGTGCAGTGTTACAACCTCTGCTAAAGGATCTTGCCAGCCTAGAAGAGGAAGGACTGTACATTCCTTCTTTAGGAATAAATGTCAAAGGTACTGTGTACTGTGTTGTTGCAGATAACCTTGGTGCCCACTCAATCGGAGGATTTGTGGAAAGCTTCTCAAGTACACATGTATGCAGGTTCTGTCTTGGAGAAAAATCCCAGTTCCAA GTAACAAAACTGTCAACAGTAAATTTGACTGTGCTGAGGGAAGATCTTAAGAAAGCACTGGAAACAAAACTCCCTG ATGCCCCAATGTCTCAATTACCCAAACTCCGCATCATTCTTCAGGACCATGACATTCGCAAACTGGACTTGCCTCATGGAATCCCTGGGACTGtggctgaacttgaatcaattGTGAAAGAGACATTTGAGCTTAACGGGAACTTTACTTTGCATTATAAGGATGCAGGTTTTGGAGATGAATATTTTTCTCTTACCTCAACAAGTGAACTCCAGGACAAGGACACAATAAAGGTGATTCACGTTGTTGAACCTCCCACATATACTCTGACGTTTACTGATCTGGACAGCACCATTGAAAATGAGACTTCCATCCATACCTCTGACCATCCTTCAGTGACCTCCATCAGTCCTAACAGCAGTTGCTCTACTGGATCGGCTGATACAGTCATCCTCTCATCACCTGAACACACAACTCGGCGTTCTCAGTGTTGGCCTACTGAATTTCCAATACCTCGTTTTGCCTATGACACAGAACTTGTGCTAGCGTCAAGAAATGAAGCTTTCAAAAAGGATGGAATTTATCTGGTATTCACCTCAATCCTCCAAGATATCCTTGAGAAAGTGGCTGAAACTGTCTTTCAGTATGTGGCCTACCCAACAAatgcacaattgtctgatgttGCTTTAGCACTAGTTCAAAAGCATCCATCCCTTAAAGAGCCGGGATCATATAATGGATGCTATGGATGGCTACAAAGACTAAAATATAAAATGGGAAATTATAGATCAAAACTGAGAGGGTTAGGATGTCCTGAAGTTGATGTGAACTCTATCAGAAAGAAGAGAGCACATGACCGAGCACCtgcaaaaaatataaaaaagccCAGAAGGGCAGAGGTGAACTATTTACCCCCTCACCCACAAGGAGAAACTGAAGGAAGCTTGGAAAATGAGAGACTGAACCTGTTTGATGAAGTAAACAAGAGGGACAACCATCAGATCATCACGGAAAAGATGGCGAAGACTTTCTCCATTCGTAGGCAAGAAATCGTCAATGAAGCACCAGCAGTCAGTGACTTGATAGGCCGATGGCCTGCTCTTTTTGATGCAGCTCAG ATAAATGAAGAATTCAAACGCATCTCTACCATTAACCTGGAGCCGACATTCATGGCCAAACTGGACCAGTACTCCCCCAAAATAATGGCCTTGGTGTCCTCAAAAGGAggggctgcaaaaataaatattcagcGAATAAAGAACATGTTGCTAGAG GATGATTCTGTGGAAATGAGAAGAGAGGTTGCTATTCGTGCCCTCATTGTGTTCCTgaaagaaaaggaggaagaCCTCTTCAAAGAG
- the LOC121709989 gene encoding uncharacterized protein LOC121709989 isoform X2, whose protein sequence is MCVNELVEELHFVSSSASGPILKEILQSCIKKHNCDIDDLVISEMVTDLCECNPITLALRSNGPFSTSHKRRVYFKEHFSMVEPIEYLHSAREQRSFQYIPILKSLLEVLKVKEIHDFLTHNCETDGRSETQYKSFRDGTNFKNNELLSENNPAISLILYVDDFEVCNPLGTSRKKHKVTAVYWVLANVPPLLRSSLTSIYLAILCKAEDLKRFGYSAVLQPLLKDLASLEEEGLYIPSLGINVKGTVYCVVADNLGAHSIGGFVESFSSTHVCRFCLGEKSQFQVSEVRTGAFCPRTIQEHKVHIQTAQGNTNQSHCCGVKRQCPLTEKLKHFDVLCGYPPDLLHDLFEGIVPLELALCLNAFIKERYFTFNELNQLIKEFPYRWADKTDAPQPVPLSYATRKSVGGNAHENWALLRLLPLIVGERIPESDPKWLVLLNLKDIVELVIASVHTDSTICYLDSKISEHRHRFLAAFPQQTLIPKHHFLEHYPQLIKAFGPLVSLWTMRFEAKHSFFKRVVRHTHSFRNILLSLAVKHQLMLAYHLHSSKIVQSSLQVTKLSTVNLTVLREDLKKALETKLPDAPMSQLPKLRIILQDHDIRKLDLPHGIPGTVAELESIVKETFELNGNFTLHYKDAGFGDEYFSLTSTSELQDKDTIKVIHVVEPPTYTLTFTDLDSTIENETSIHTSDHPSVTSISPNSSCSTGSADTVILSSPEHTTRRSQCWPTEFPIPRFAYDTELVLASRNEAFKKDGIYLVFTSILQDILEKVAETVFQYVAYPTNAQLSDVALALVQKHPSLKEPGSYNGCYGWLQRLKYKMGNYRSKLRGLGCPEVDVNSIRKKRAHDRAPAKNIKKPRRAEVNYLPPHPQGETEGSLENERLNLFDEVNKRDNHQIITEKMAKTFSIRRQEIVNEAPAVSDLIGRWPALFDAAQINEEFKRISTINLEPTFMAKLDQYSPKIMALVSSKGGAAKINIQRIKNMLLEDDSVEMRREVAIRALIVFLKEKEEDLFKEDDGDITNDLMKIVIARSATPSSANIVIEGTEVLAYLNVPRACALLMGLIYSLNLSYPRELRHTFEVFQKIFLELDGLKASPRVMSLKNKLLC, encoded by the exons ATGTGTGTTAATGAGTTGGTGGAAGAATTGCACTTTGTTTCTTCATCAGCTTCAGGTCCTATTTTAAAAGAGATTTTACAGTCATGCATAAAGAAGCATAATTGTGACATTGATGATTTGGTAATCTCAGAGATGGTGACAGACCTATGCGAGTGCAACCCAATTACATTAGCTCTAAGGAGTAATGGACCTTTTTCCACATCCCACAAAAGAAGAGTGTATTTCAAGGAGCATTTTTCCATGGTGGAGCCGATTGAGTATTTGCACAGTGCCAGGGAGCAGAGAAGTTTCCAATATATACCCATTTTGAAGTCATTACTTGAGGTTTTGAAGGTGAAAGAGATCCATGATTTTCTCACACATAATTGTGAAACAGATGGGAGATCTGAAACTCAATACAAGTCATTTCGAGATGGCACAAATTTTAAAAACAATGAATTGCTATCAGAAAATAATCCAGCCATTTCTCTAATTCTGTATGTGGATGACTTTGAGGTATGTAATCCACTCGGCAcgtcaagaaaaaaacacaaagttaCTGCTGTGTATTGGGTTCTAGCTAATGTGCCACCTTTGCTCAGGTCCTCTCTGACATCAATCTACCTAGCCATCCTCTGCAAGGCTGAGGATTTAAAAAGGTTTGGCTATAGTGCAGTGTTACAACCTCTGCTAAAGGATCTTGCCAGCCTAGAAGAGGAAGGACTGTACATTCCTTCTTTAGGAATAAATGTCAAAGGTACTGTGTACTGTGTTGTTGCAGATAACCTTGGTGCCCACTCAATCGGAGGATTTGTGGAAAGCTTCTCAAGTACACATGTATGCAGGTTCTGTCTTGGAGAAAAATCCCAGTTCCAAGTAAGTGAAGTCAGAACAGGAGCATTTTGTCCTAGGACAATACAAGAGCACAAGGTGCATATTCAGACAGCACAGGGGAATACAAATCAGTCTCATTGTTGTGGAGTAAAAAGACAGTGCCCACTGACTGAAAAACTAAAACATTTTGACGTCTTATGTGGCTACCCACCTGATTTGCTACACGATCTCTTTGAAGGTATTGTACCTTTAGAGTTAGCGCTGTGTCTAAATGCATTCATCAAAGAGAGATACTTCACATTTAATGAGCTAAATCAATTGATTAAAGAGTTCCCATACAGATGGGCAGATAAAACAGATGCACCACAACCAGTTCCATTGAGTTATGCCACAAGAAAAAGTGTGGGTGGGAATGCCCATGAAAATTGGGCTTTGCTTCGCCTCCTTCCTCTGATAGTTGGAGAAAGAATACCAGAGAGTGATCCAAAATGGCTGGTCCTTCTTAACCTAAAGGACATAGTTGAACTTGTTATTGCCTCTGTTCATACAGACTCAACTATTTGTTACCTTGACAGCAAGATTTCTGAGCATCGGCACAGATTCCTGGCAGCTTTCCCACAGCAAACACTAATTCCGAAGCATCATTTTCTAGAGCACTACCCACAGCTGATAAAGGCTTTTGGCCCACTTGTGTCTTTGTGGACTATGCGCTTCGAGGCTAAACATAGCTTTTTTAAGCGTGTGGTCAGGCATACCCACAGCTTCAGAAATATTCTGTTGTCTCTTGCAGTGAAGCATCAGTTAATGCTTGCATACCATCTACATAGCAGTAAAATTGTCCAATCATCTCTACAGGTAACAAAACTGTCAACAGTAAATTTGACTGTGCTGAGGGAAGATCTTAAGAAAGCACTGGAAACAAAACTCCCTG ATGCCCCAATGTCTCAATTACCCAAACTCCGCATCATTCTTCAGGACCATGACATTCGCAAACTGGACTTGCCTCATGGAATCCCTGGGACTGtggctgaacttgaatcaattGTGAAAGAGACATTTGAGCTTAACGGGAACTTTACTTTGCATTATAAGGATGCAGGTTTTGGAGATGAATATTTTTCTCTTACCTCAACAAGTGAACTCCAGGACAAGGACACAATAAAGGTGATTCACGTTGTTGAACCTCCCACATATACTCTGACGTTTACTGATCTGGACAGCACCATTGAAAATGAGACTTCCATCCATACCTCTGACCATCCTTCAGTGACCTCCATCAGTCCTAACAGCAGTTGCTCTACTGGATCGGCTGATACAGTCATCCTCTCATCACCTGAACACACAACTCGGCGTTCTCAGTGTTGGCCTACTGAATTTCCAATACCTCGTTTTGCCTATGACACAGAACTTGTGCTAGCGTCAAGAAATGAAGCTTTCAAAAAGGATGGAATTTATCTGGTATTCACCTCAATCCTCCAAGATATCCTTGAGAAAGTGGCTGAAACTGTCTTTCAGTATGTGGCCTACCCAACAAatgcacaattgtctgatgttGCTTTAGCACTAGTTCAAAAGCATCCATCCCTTAAAGAGCCGGGATCATATAATGGATGCTATGGATGGCTACAAAGACTAAAATATAAAATGGGAAATTATAGATCAAAACTGAGAGGGTTAGGATGTCCTGAAGTTGATGTGAACTCTATCAGAAAGAAGAGAGCACATGACCGAGCACCtgcaaaaaatataaaaaagccCAGAAGGGCAGAGGTGAACTATTTACCCCCTCACCCACAAGGAGAAACTGAAGGAAGCTTGGAAAATGAGAGACTGAACCTGTTTGATGAAGTAAACAAGAGGGACAACCATCAGATCATCACGGAAAAGATGGCGAAGACTTTCTCCATTCGTAGGCAAGAAATCGTCAATGAAGCACCAGCAGTCAGTGACTTGATAGGCCGATGGCCTGCTCTTTTTGATGCAGCTCAG ATAAATGAAGAATTCAAACGCATCTCTACCATTAACCTGGAGCCGACATTCATGGCCAAACTGGACCAGTACTCCCCCAAAATAATGGCCTTGGTGTCCTCAAAAGGAggggctgcaaaaataaatattcagcGAATAAAGAACATGTTGCTAGAG GATGATTCTGTGGAAATGAGAAGAGAGGTTGCTATTCGTGCCCTCATTGTGTTCCTgaaagaaaaggaggaagaCCTCTTCAAAGAG
- the LOC121709989 gene encoding uncharacterized protein LOC121709989 isoform X1, which translates to MNWICKICKFETPRKTDLLKHYRLRHGHGGEFLPCLYWECCCSFKTWGSLRTHLSRNHSTRALVTRSEILSFKCPCCSLNSISTERGYFEHISHHLKKQETVPCVFENCSFKTNIYGTYASHRSRKHSLDVFKPELLQRYVNPLNAGDDPIVEEDTQEAVSDLIDEEIGELPELIEKNLAHLLLKLECIFNVPQMCVNELVEELHFVSSSASGPILKEILQSCIKKHNCDIDDLVISEMVTDLCECNPITLALRSNGPFSTSHKRRVYFKEHFSMVEPIEYLHSAREQRSFQYIPILKSLLEVLKVKEIHDFLTHNCETDGRSETQYKSFRDGTNFKNNELLSENNPAISLILYVDDFEVCNPLGTSRKKHKVTAVYWVLANVPPLLRSSLTSIYLAILCKAEDLKRFGYSAVLQPLLKDLASLEEEGLYIPSLGINVKGTVYCVVADNLGAHSIGGFVESFSSTHVCRFCLGEKSQFQVSEVRTGAFCPRTIQEHKVHIQTAQGNTNQSHCCGVKRQCPLTEKLKHFDVLCGYPPDLLHDLFEGIVPLELALCLNAFIKERYFTFNELNQLIKEFPYRWADKTDAPQPVPLSYATRKSVGGNAHENWALLRLLPLIVGERIPESDPKWLVLLNLKDIVELVIASVHTDSTICYLDSKISEHRHRFLAAFPQQTLIPKHHFLEHYPQLIKAFGPLVSLWTMRFEAKHSFFKRVVRHTHSFRNILLSLAVKHQLMLAYHLHSSKIVQSSLQVTKLSTVNLTVLREDLKKALETKLPDAPMSQLPKLRIILQDHDIRKLDLPHGIPGTVAELESIVKETFELNGNFTLHYKDAGFGDEYFSLTSTSELQDKDTIKVIHVVEPPTYTLTFTDLDSTIENETSIHTSDHPSVTSISPNSSCSTGSADTVILSSPEHTTRRSQCWPTEFPIPRFAYDTELVLASRNEAFKKDGIYLVFTSILQDILEKVAETVFQYVAYPTNAQLSDVALALVQKHPSLKEPGSYNGCYGWLQRLKYKMGNYRSKLRGLGCPEVDVNSIRKKRAHDRAPAKNIKKPRRAEVNYLPPHPQGETEGSLENERLNLFDEVNKRDNHQIITEKMAKTFSIRRQEIVNEAPAVSDLIGRWPALFDAAQINEEFKRISTINLEPTFMAKLDQYSPKIMALVSSKGGAAKINIQRIKNMLLEDDSVEMRREVAIRALIVFLKEKEEDLFKEDDGDITNDLMKIVIARSATPSSANIVIEGTEVLAYLNVPRACALLMGLIYSLNLSYPRELRHTFEVFQKIFLELDGLKASPRVMSLKNKLLC; encoded by the exons atgAATTGGATCTGTAaaatttgcaaatttgaaacaCCAAGAAAGACTGATCTCTTAAAGCATTATAGACTTAGACATGGCCATGGTGGAGAATTTCTCCCTTGCCTTTATTGGGAGTGTTGTTGCTCATTTAAAACATGGGGCAGCCTACGTACACATCTGTCAAGAAATCATTCAACACGTGCATTAGTGACACGATCAGAAATACTGTCTTTTAAATGTCCATGTTGCTCTTTAAACTCCATTTCCACAGAAAGAGGATACTTTGAGCACATTAGCCACCATTTAAAAAAACAGGAAACTGTCCCATGTGTTTTTGAAAATTGTTCtttcaaaacaaacatttatgGAACTTATGCCTCTCACAGGAGCCGGAAACACTCACTGGACGTCTTCAAGCCTGAACTGTTGCAGAGGTATGTCAATCCCTTAAATGCAGGGGATGATCCTATTGTTGAGGAAGATACTCAGGAAGCAGTGAGTGATCTTATAGATGAAGAAATTGGAGAATTGCCTGAGTTAATTGAGAAAAATCTAGCCCACCTGCTGCTGAAATTGGAATGTATATTCAATGTACCGCAAATGTGTGTTAATGAGTTGGTGGAAGAATTGCACTTTGTTTCTTCATCAGCTTCAGGTCCTATTTTAAAAGAGATTTTACAGTCATGCATAAAGAAGCATAATTGTGACATTGATGATTTGGTAATCTCAGAGATGGTGACAGACCTATGCGAGTGCAACCCAATTACATTAGCTCTAAGGAGTAATGGACCTTTTTCCACATCCCACAAAAGAAGAGTGTATTTCAAGGAGCATTTTTCCATGGTGGAGCCGATTGAGTATTTGCACAGTGCCAGGGAGCAGAGAAGTTTCCAATATATACCCATTTTGAAGTCATTACTTGAGGTTTTGAAGGTGAAAGAGATCCATGATTTTCTCACACATAATTGTGAAACAGATGGGAGATCTGAAACTCAATACAAGTCATTTCGAGATGGCACAAATTTTAAAAACAATGAATTGCTATCAGAAAATAATCCAGCCATTTCTCTAATTCTGTATGTGGATGACTTTGAGGTATGTAATCCACTCGGCAcgtcaagaaaaaaacacaaagttaCTGCTGTGTATTGGGTTCTAGCTAATGTGCCACCTTTGCTCAGGTCCTCTCTGACATCAATCTACCTAGCCATCCTCTGCAAGGCTGAGGATTTAAAAAGGTTTGGCTATAGTGCAGTGTTACAACCTCTGCTAAAGGATCTTGCCAGCCTAGAAGAGGAAGGACTGTACATTCCTTCTTTAGGAATAAATGTCAAAGGTACTGTGTACTGTGTTGTTGCAGATAACCTTGGTGCCCACTCAATCGGAGGATTTGTGGAAAGCTTCTCAAGTACACATGTATGCAGGTTCTGTCTTGGAGAAAAATCCCAGTTCCAAGTAAGTGAAGTCAGAACAGGAGCATTTTGTCCTAGGACAATACAAGAGCACAAGGTGCATATTCAGACAGCACAGGGGAATACAAATCAGTCTCATTGTTGTGGAGTAAAAAGACAGTGCCCACTGACTGAAAAACTAAAACATTTTGACGTCTTATGTGGCTACCCACCTGATTTGCTACACGATCTCTTTGAAGGTATTGTACCTTTAGAGTTAGCGCTGTGTCTAAATGCATTCATCAAAGAGAGATACTTCACATTTAATGAGCTAAATCAATTGATTAAAGAGTTCCCATACAGATGGGCAGATAAAACAGATGCACCACAACCAGTTCCATTGAGTTATGCCACAAGAAAAAGTGTGGGTGGGAATGCCCATGAAAATTGGGCTTTGCTTCGCCTCCTTCCTCTGATAGTTGGAGAAAGAATACCAGAGAGTGATCCAAAATGGCTGGTCCTTCTTAACCTAAAGGACATAGTTGAACTTGTTATTGCCTCTGTTCATACAGACTCAACTATTTGTTACCTTGACAGCAAGATTTCTGAGCATCGGCACAGATTCCTGGCAGCTTTCCCACAGCAAACACTAATTCCGAAGCATCATTTTCTAGAGCACTACCCACAGCTGATAAAGGCTTTTGGCCCACTTGTGTCTTTGTGGACTATGCGCTTCGAGGCTAAACATAGCTTTTTTAAGCGTGTGGTCAGGCATACCCACAGCTTCAGAAATATTCTGTTGTCTCTTGCAGTGAAGCATCAGTTAATGCTTGCATACCATCTACATAGCAGTAAAATTGTCCAATCATCTCTACAGGTAACAAAACTGTCAACAGTAAATTTGACTGTGCTGAGGGAAGATCTTAAGAAAGCACTGGAAACAAAACTCCCTG ATGCCCCAATGTCTCAATTACCCAAACTCCGCATCATTCTTCAGGACCATGACATTCGCAAACTGGACTTGCCTCATGGAATCCCTGGGACTGtggctgaacttgaatcaattGTGAAAGAGACATTTGAGCTTAACGGGAACTTTACTTTGCATTATAAGGATGCAGGTTTTGGAGATGAATATTTTTCTCTTACCTCAACAAGTGAACTCCAGGACAAGGACACAATAAAGGTGATTCACGTTGTTGAACCTCCCACATATACTCTGACGTTTACTGATCTGGACAGCACCATTGAAAATGAGACTTCCATCCATACCTCTGACCATCCTTCAGTGACCTCCATCAGTCCTAACAGCAGTTGCTCTACTGGATCGGCTGATACAGTCATCCTCTCATCACCTGAACACACAACTCGGCGTTCTCAGTGTTGGCCTACTGAATTTCCAATACCTCGTTTTGCCTATGACACAGAACTTGTGCTAGCGTCAAGAAATGAAGCTTTCAAAAAGGATGGAATTTATCTGGTATTCACCTCAATCCTCCAAGATATCCTTGAGAAAGTGGCTGAAACTGTCTTTCAGTATGTGGCCTACCCAACAAatgcacaattgtctgatgttGCTTTAGCACTAGTTCAAAAGCATCCATCCCTTAAAGAGCCGGGATCATATAATGGATGCTATGGATGGCTACAAAGACTAAAATATAAAATGGGAAATTATAGATCAAAACTGAGAGGGTTAGGATGTCCTGAAGTTGATGTGAACTCTATCAGAAAGAAGAGAGCACATGACCGAGCACCtgcaaaaaatataaaaaagccCAGAAGGGCAGAGGTGAACTATTTACCCCCTCACCCACAAGGAGAAACTGAAGGAAGCTTGGAAAATGAGAGACTGAACCTGTTTGATGAAGTAAACAAGAGGGACAACCATCAGATCATCACGGAAAAGATGGCGAAGACTTTCTCCATTCGTAGGCAAGAAATCGTCAATGAAGCACCAGCAGTCAGTGACTTGATAGGCCGATGGCCTGCTCTTTTTGATGCAGCTCAG ATAAATGAAGAATTCAAACGCATCTCTACCATTAACCTGGAGCCGACATTCATGGCCAAACTGGACCAGTACTCCCCCAAAATAATGGCCTTGGTGTCCTCAAAAGGAggggctgcaaaaataaatattcagcGAATAAAGAACATGTTGCTAGAG GATGATTCTGTGGAAATGAGAAGAGAGGTTGCTATTCGTGCCCTCATTGTGTTCCTgaaagaaaaggaggaagaCCTCTTCAAAGAG